Within Suricata suricatta isolate VVHF042 chromosome 12, meerkat_22Aug2017_6uvM2_HiC, whole genome shotgun sequence, the genomic segment GGAAAGGACAAGGCTCTTCTAGTCAACTGCAGACAAGAGTCAgcaaaccttttctgtaaagggccgaGCAGTAAATACTTTAGACTTTGCTGGCCACAGTCTCTCTGTTGTATATTCTTGACTTGGTTTTGTGCCAACAGCCTTTTCAAAAGGTTACAAATCATTCTTCACTCAAGGGCCTTACAAAAACAGGTGACCCCCTGCTCTAGGATAAGACGCTGAGTGGAGATCAAGGGCAGGGGCTTGGTAACAGCTTCCCCAGTCTTTAGATGACACACCTGACCAACAGAGAAGGTGGATCTCagcctttgtccctctccccctccccagaagtCATTAAAGTCAAATGTTGCCTATTCCAGCACTTGTCTAGTTTTTTTTGCCTTCTAGAAGGTAGCAGAGCAAATACCGTGGAAAGAAGACTTTGGAGTCTGACACTGCATGCAAGTCCGGGTTCTTTGTCTGTCTGATTTCTGAGGCCTAGTTGTGCTTTTTACTAGCTCTGAGACTTCAGGCAAGTCGCCTTTCAAAAGGCTCAATCTGTTCATCTGTAGAACTGGGGATCTCACAGCATCGGTAAGACTAAAGGAGAGCATGCGTGTGATGGGCCTAGTGCCCAGTGGGGGCTCAATAActgttccttttccttccttgcctctGGTCCCATCACCTGCCCTTGGCTGGTTAGGAAATGTAAGGCAAGAGGAAACTTCACATTGCCTAGCGCTTTGTATAAGAAATCTTGACTGAATCCCAGAACAATACAAAAGCGGCCTCCACTCTAAGCCAGGCCCCCTACCTCAGGTAATCTTCATCGTAACTACTCCCATAAGATCTACTTCCTTACTTAGCGGCATCTGGAGAAACTTCTTGGGGTCTGGACTCTGATGAAAGACTTGTGTTCGTCAGATCTGTTCATCGGAGCGGCTCAAACAACATCCCTATCCCCATCCTTGACACAAGCACCCCCAGTCCTGTCTGCCCAAAAACCATACAGAGAAGCCACCCTATGTGTCTGGTGCTATTTCATCCAGCTACAAGTAGGGGCCAGGAGGCTGGCCTCTCCGGGGTCTCATTAGGGGCATTTGCCCAGAGGCTGTGTGGGCGCGTGGCTGGTCGCAccgcgccccctccccagccccctctggCTCCGGATGGGCCATCATGAAAGCTTGAGCCGCCCGGATCAGGTCCTCTTCCCGCAGGCCCGGGACAGGCACGGTGGGGATGCCAGCAATCATCATGGCCAGGGTAAGGATGCAGATGTCAGGCTGGGAGCTGGCCTCCTTCCCCCTGGCCTCAGAGGGCATCGGTAAAATCCCTGGTGACAGCCCAGACAGCAGCAGGGGCCCAGGCCAGCAGGGGCCACCCAGGTGGGGAGCGCTGCCCCTGGAGCCGTCCTCCCAGCCCAAGCCCTCAGGCTGCATTGCGTGGGGGAATTTGTGGTTATGGCGGCTGTACTCCTTCCGCTGCAGGGTCTCCCAGCTAGTCCCCCCAGGGCAGCCCCTGGCTTCCGGCACTGCCAGGGCCgggccccaggcctgggcagCAGGTACCAGCTGCTCAGCTTGCTGGCTCAGTGGGCCTGGTCCACCAGAGGCCACCACCACTGGCTCTACCGGACCATAGAGGCCAAGGGATGAGCCTGGAGAGGCAGCCCCACCTGtagagacaggaaggagatggAATGTTATTCCTGGTCTCTTTGAGGCGGCCCTGAGGGGCAGGGCTTAGAGCAGAGCACTAGAAACAGGAGCCCCGACAGGGCTGTCTAGTGGTTGGGAACTAAGTGGTTTACTCATATCCACACCCCCAGTCCCCAACATCGAATAAGTAAtggagaagtgtttgttgaatgaatgagtgagcaggCAGGTAGCTACCGGCAAGGACTTTTGGAATGGCTTTCTTCAGAGAATTGACTCCAGGGCCAGCCCCAAGATGCCCAGGGGAACCTCCATCTCCCCAGAGCCAGGAAACAAGTTATCAGGGGAAGTTGTGGCACCCCTCCAGTTCCGGAAGCCCCCCTCACCTTGGCTGGAAGGCAGATGACCTTGATGAGCTTGTGGAGACATGAAATAGGACATGGATGCCCCAAAGCCCCCGTTTGTGAGGGAACAGTCACCTGCCTCCTCCTACCCTTTCCACCACTCTAGAATATCACTTCATAGTCCTTCCCCTGTACACCTGGAACCCACCTCACAGCAGTGACCTGTTCATTCTAGAACCTGTATATGACAATGGGATGGGGTTAAAAGAGCACTGGACCAGGACCTGGACGGACATTCAAGGTTCTTACCTCTGTCTTGGGTGAGTCACTGAGACAGTTTTGTTCCTTGATCTTCTCCTCTAAAGTGGGAGTAATGGCTGCCCACCACCTCACCaggagttgtgaggattaaatgagattatttgtTTGGAAGCGAATGATCAGAGATACAAATAAAGAAGGCAAGTGTTTTGTACTCTGCAGTATGAAAGAAGgaatttgctgtgtgactttggaataCATTCCCATCCGACACATGGAATGAGAATCTCCAGAGATGGAGTTTGGGGCACTAGCTCTCTAGGTATCCTAGTTAACTCTAATGAGTAGACAGGCCAGTCACCACTGGTCTAGGTGATGTCTAAAATGCtctctcagggtacctgggtggctaagtcggctaagcacctgattcttggttttggctcgagtcatgatctcacagttcagttcgtgagttcaagcccagcatcgggcttcgtactgatagtgtggagcctgcttgagattctctccctctctctctgccctttccctgctcgttCACTTaaatgctctctcttgctctgaccTGCTGACCCACAGTGATCCGAAAAAGTGCCCCTCACAGGCTTCCAGGGCAAGGAGACCCTCCAATGATCAGTGTCAGCATCGCTGTGTTTATTTCCAGGCCTGGCTGGCAGCGGTACAGCCAGCTTGAGACCAGCCACAGGTCCAGGGCCAGGACATGCTCCTGGGGTCCTGTCCCAGGGTGGGTGGCTGCAGGCCTTTACTCATACTTGCAGAAATCCTTAAGTCCTTTTGGCAGATGGAGCCCATCAATGGCCAGCCGGTGCACCACACTCCTCTGGATGACTAGGCGGCACAGAGTCTGCAGGGATGGCACTGTGGAAAGAAGGCTGTCAAAAGCAAACTGAACTTGAGGCTGAGACCCAAAAGATCTAGGTCTTGGTTCTCCCTTTGTCATTAACTTGGGCAAGTCCCCTCTGCTCTCCAGGCCCAGCCTGAGTCACGGGGCTGTTCACGTGGTCGAGATCAGCACCTCTTTCAAAACGTGGACATTGCTGAAGCCCTGTTTCTATTTTAACCCTTCCTTAGCAGCTTCTGGGGTACAGGTAGTCAGGTAGTGCCCCTGTACTCTATGCTTGATTCACCTCTGGTGGCCCAGCTTCCAGCACAGGCCTGACACAGAGTGGGTTCTAGTTCAGTGAATTGATCAGAGGTATAAATAAAGAGCTTAGCAGGGCTATAAAGAACCAGACCTCAGGATTAAGACACTCTCAAATCTGCGGCCTACGATGCCTTTAAACTGGAATGCCCAAATCTAGAAGCATTTGTCTAATAGAGCACACGGTTTTCAAAGGAGCCTGAGTGGGAAGTCAGAAGTTAGTTTAGAATTCCTGCCCTAGGGATTCTAGGTTAATACAGAAAATACCGGCAAAGCCAGCATCCTAATCCACTACAGCCAAGATGGCTAACCTGAGGCCCAGAGCCAGGATGTGACTTGTTCGAAATCACAAGCAGAAGCATAATTGGAAATTAGATTCCCCAACTTCTAAACGAATGCTGGACAAACCAAGGCCTTGCTAGCTGGCTTGGGAGTCCTAGCAAGTTCCCGTCCCCACGCTGGGCCAGGAGGGGTCGCTGCCCAGGGGGTGGGATACCTACAGCCATACTCGAGCTGGACCAGGCGCACGCTCTTGGTGGAGGCAAACACGTCCACCACTGCGTAGAGGGGCTGGGCGGCTGGCAGCCCCCGGGCGCTGGGGCCCATGTCCTCGCCGTTGATGACGATGTGCATGTCCGCCGTGCCGTCCGGGCGCGGGCAGAAAAGAACGCCCAGGCGGCTGCGGCGCGCGGTCGGAGGCAGCACATTCAGCTCATACAGCTGATCCAAGAGGTGGCTGTAGAGCCCGGGCCGGCTGCGGCCCACCAGGCGGTCGCGGGGAATACGAAACTGCTCAATGCACAGATAGGGTTCCACCAAGAGGGCTGGGGGGCGGCTGGGCACCGCTGCCTCTGCCTCCGGGCGGTCCTCCCGGGGCACGCGGTTGTGATGGCGCGTGATGGCAAAGACCCAGGTGTGGCCGAGGCTGACCAGGTCCGGCAGCGAAAACTCGGGCACCGCGGCCAGAGTTGCGGGGTCTAGCGCAGTCAGGCCGAGGCGCAGGTGCCCGCACCAGCCCAGTTCTTTCTCCTCGATCTCGACCAAGAATACCTGGCCCGGGGCCAGCGGCTCGCGACTGAAGCACAGGCCGTGAGCGAAACTCTCCACGCGTGTGGCCCGCGTCCCGGAGGGGTCCACGCGGATGTTGGCACCATGAACCGGGTGGAAGCGGGTAGGAGGGGGCTCGGGGCGCGCTGGTCTCCAGGGCGCACCCAAGTCCCCGGGCTCGGAGACAGCAGCCATCTCCCAGCTGTGCGACAGGCCAGCGGGCGCCGGGGGCTATTTTGGGCTGCGTGATCAGAGGGTGACCGCGGGGGCACCATGTAAGGtatccctcccaccccaccccccactcccttccccgaGGCTCTGCCCGGGGGTCCTAGCGCCGCTCGCTCAGCCATGACTCCTGGaccggggcccctgggaggccgGGGGATCCTGGCCGCCCACATCTGAGTCATCCGATGGCTGGCGCCCGCGAGACAAGCTGAGAAACCCGCGGACTCTGACCCAGCGCCGGTCGCCGCCTCCGGCGTCCCCTGGGTCCCCGGAGACCAGAGAGGTGCTCGAGGAAGCCTGTCACGTGACGACGCCCACGTGACTCGGACTCCACATGACTTCCCGCGGCCAAGCCTCTCCTGCAGAGCAAGGACGCCGGGGAGCAGAGGTGAGGTCGCTCGGGAGGCTGGAGGGGACCCGCAATCCCGGGCCGCGCGGCGGGCAGGCGCTGGGGCCGAGCCGGGGGGCTCCTCTGCCGCCGCGCCGCCAGCTTCTCCGCGGGACGGTCGCACCGAAGCAGAGGAGCGAGGGAACGCGGAAACAGTCGGCCCCACTTCCTCCCGCAGATGGTCCGAGCCGCGCTGTCGCCgctgtggctgctgctgctgcttctgccctgGGCGCCCCCGGGCCAGGCAGCGCCGGATGCGGACGAGATCCAGTGCCTGCCCGGGCTGGCCAAGCAGCCAGCTTTCCGCCAGTACTCCGGCTACCTGCGCGGCTCCGGCTCCAAGCACCTCCACTACTGGTCtgcgccaccccccaccccccaccccgtcccggGCGGGCAGGtgatggggcggggggtgggggagggtccgAAGACCCCCAAGGAAGTCTACGagcagggagaggtggagggggccCATCCGCCCGTACCCACTTTGCTCTGCCTACCCTCCCAGGTTTGTGGAGTCCCAGAAGGATCCCAAGAGCAACCCTGTAGTGCTTTGGCTCAACGGAGGGCCCGGCTGCAGCTCCTTAGACGGCTTCCTCACGGAGCACGGCCCCTTCCTGGTGAGTGTAAAGCCACTCTCTGCCCCCTAACCAAGAAGGGAAACATTCCTAAAGGAAAGGGCCAGAACTCGGAGGATTTCCCAAGGGCGCCCTTTTCCTGAGCctgggtttcctcatctatacCATTGGTTGGCTGTCTGTACCTTTCAGGGGTTTTGCCCAGATGAGAAGTGCCCAGCACCATGGCCCGTCCCTTCCATCCATTTAGCCTTGGGACTTAGCCAtccatctctttcctcctcaGGTGCAGCCAGATGGTGCCACGCTGGAGTACAACCCCTATTCCTGGAACCTGGTatagctggggggaggggtgatgggggGTGTCTGAGCCCTTGGATGGGTGGGGGATTCTTCTTCAGTtcgtctcctcctccccctccagatTGCCAATGTATTGTATCTGGAGTCCCCAGCTGGGGTGGGCTTCTCCTATTCTGATGACAAGACTTATGCAACCAATGACACCGAGGTGAGTCCAGGGCCTGCCCATGTGCCCCAGCCTCCCTGGTTCTCTGAAGGTAGCAAGATCTGGGAAGGAAAGAGTGTGGCCTTGGAGTCCGGATTTTGGCTCTATCACATGCTATGTGTGGTCTTGGCCACGCCACTTCCTCTTGCTCCAAGTGGGTGGATGCTACTATCTCAGATTCTTTTCCAGCTCACATACCAAAGCCTtttgattctctccttctctcttccctagGTCGCCCAGAGTAATTTTGAGGCCCTTAAGGATTTCTTTCAGCTCTTCCCGGAGTACAAGGACAATGCTCTTTTCCTGACAGGAGAGAGCTATGCCGGCATTTACATCCCCACCCTGGCGGTGCTGGTCATGCAGGATCCCAGCATGAACCTGCAGGTACAGGGCCGctgcaggaggaaagagaggcaaCTTGTCATGGCCTTATGGTTAGCAAAGTCCAAGAGGCCATTTGCTCGGTCCAACCTGCTCCAGCCCTTTATAACATGCTTGCCACTGGGTGGCCTGTCTCTGCTCATGTGCCTCCCACAACAGGAAGCTCACCTGTCAGCCAGCCAGCTCTGTCGTTCCTTGCTTCCAGTGGCCTCCCCACAAACCACCTTGCATTTCAGCTTCCAGATTGCTGAAGGTCTGGGTGTAGTCAGGGGAGgctccccatctccctccagaTGACCTGAATGCCCTGGGTGTTTCACAGGGGCTGGCTGTGGGCAACGGACTCTCCTCCTACGAGCAGAATGACAACTCCCTGGTCTATTTTGCCTATTACCATGGCCTTCTTGGGAACAGGTATGGGAAGGGGCAGTT encodes:
- the SPATA25 gene encoding spermatogenesis-associated protein 25, whose product is MSYFMSPQAHQGHLPSSQGGAASPGSSLGLYGPVEPVVVASGGPGPLSQQAEQLVPAAQAWGPALAVPEARGCPGGTSWETLQRKEYSRHNHKFPHAMQPEGLGWEDGSRGSAPHLGGPCWPGPLLLSGLSPGILPMPSEARGKEASSQPDICILTLAMMIAGIPTVPVPGLREEDLIRAAQAFMMAHPEPEGAGEGARCDQPRAHTASGQMPLMRPRRGQPPGPYL
- the NEURL2 gene encoding neuralized-like protein 2; translated protein: MAAVSEPGDLGAPWRPARPEPPPTRFHPVHGANIRVDPSGTRATRVESFAHGLCFSREPLAPGQVFLVEIEEKELGWCGHLRLGLTALDPATLAAVPEFSLPDLVSLGHTWVFAITRHHNRVPREDRPEAEAAVPSRPPALLVEPYLCIEQFRIPRDRLVGRSRPGLYSHLLDQLYELNVLPPTARRSRLGVLFCPRPDGTADMHIVINGEDMGPSARGLPAAQPLYAVVDVFASTKSVRLVQLEYGLPSLQTLCRLVIQRSVVHRLAIDGLHLPKGLKDFCKYE